One genomic segment of Natrononativus amylolyticus includes these proteins:
- a CDS encoding HalOD1 output domain-containing protein has protein sequence MTNTRSSVSQTAGTQYAVQYDRLDDEPLSVAIADAVAAFDGTDVTELEPLHYAINADALERLFEPRADGLRANGSVTFEYSEYLITVTAAGEITVEAVDQ, from the coding sequence ATGACCAACACGAGATCATCCGTTTCACAGACGGCCGGTACGCAGTACGCGGTACAGTACGACCGACTCGACGACGAACCGCTCAGCGTCGCGATCGCCGACGCGGTCGCGGCGTTCGACGGAACCGACGTCACCGAACTCGAGCCGCTACATTACGCGATCAACGCCGACGCGCTCGAGCGGCTGTTCGAACCGCGCGCGGACGGGCTCCGGGCGAACGGCTCGGTCACGTTCGAGTACAGCGAGTACCTGATTACCGTCACGGCGGCCGGCGAGATCACCGTCGAGGCCGTCGACCAGTAA
- a CDS encoding type IV pilin, with product MNFAKKLIGNEEERAVSPVIGVILMVAITVILAAVIAAFVLDIGSTSQPPQASFSVSQGVDDGDDVHIQVSSAQRLDAVEVASTDCDATLSGLDAASDPGVGDSGTVGEGATDCDAGHQIDIIGVYDGESTIIQSFELDHDLSTA from the coding sequence ATGAATTTCGCAAAGAAGCTGATCGGCAACGAGGAAGAACGGGCTGTGAGTCCCGTTATCGGAGTAATACTCATGGTCGCCATCACCGTGATTCTGGCGGCTGTGATTGCAGCGTTCGTGTTAGATATTGGATCAACGAGTCAGCCACCCCAGGCAAGTTTCAGCGTCTCTCAGGGGGTGGATGATGGAGATGATGTCCACATTCAAGTTTCGAGTGCCCAGCGGCTTGATGCAGTTGAAGTCGCGTCTACTGACTGTGATGCGACACTGAGCGGCTTAGATGCTGCATCAGATCCTGGAGTCGGTGATAGTGGTACAGTAGGTGAGGGCGCCACTGATTGTGATGCCGGTCACCAAATCGATATCATAGGTGTCTATGATGGTGAGTCAACGATCATCCAGTCATTCGAACTGGATCACGACCTGAGCACAGCATAA
- a CDS encoding type IV pilin, with amino-acid sequence MNFATKLIGNKEERAVSPVIGVILMVAITVILAAVIAAFVMDIGTTSQPPQASFSVSQGTDDGDPVHVQISSAERLDGVEVASTDCSDPGFSGTDLDVGEDPGVGDNEQLSGSCTEGDEIDIIGVYDGESTIIQSFDLDHDL; translated from the coding sequence ATGAACTTCGCAACGAAGCTGATCGGCAACAAGGAGGAACGGGCTGTGAGTCCCGTTATCGGAGTAATTCTCATGGTCGCCATTACTGTGATTCTGGCGGCTGTGATCGCAGCGTTCGTGATGGATATCGGAACGACGAGTCAACCACCTCAGGCAAGTTTTAGTGTGTCTCAGGGCACTGATGACGGTGACCCCGTTCACGTTCAAATTTCGAGTGCTGAGCGACTTGACGGAGTTGAAGTTGCATCTACTGATTGTAGCGATCCTGGTTTCTCGGGCACGGATTTAGATGTTGGAGAAGACCCAGGTGTTGGTGATAATGAACAGCTAAGCGGCAGCTGTACGGAAGGCGACGAGATAGATATTATCGGTGTTTACGATGGAGAGTCGACGATTATCCAATCATTTGATCTTGACCACGACCTTTAA
- a CDS encoding DUF2270 domain-containing protein, whose protein sequence is MTDSSSDEFDPTAPDQREIGREMVDDSTGLGSVMAHAYRGEIDRVGTWRQRLDETTTWAVTLMAAILTWAFSSTDNPHYILLIGIVVVTIFLGIEARRYRDYDVFRSRARVIQENLFANALDPSQGTESHDWRVELSQDYRRPTLKVSLYEALVNRLRRVYLALLGVLLLAWVFRITAFAPRQDWLTTAGIARIPGIAVAAVVGVFYVVLLGVAFWPRERHAKGEFREGDPDDWKETDR, encoded by the coding sequence ATGACCGACTCGAGTAGCGACGAGTTCGACCCAACAGCACCAGACCAACGGGAGATCGGCCGCGAAATGGTTGACGACAGTACGGGACTCGGTTCGGTGATGGCCCACGCCTATCGCGGAGAGATAGACCGAGTGGGGACGTGGCGCCAGCGCCTCGACGAGACGACGACGTGGGCGGTGACGCTGATGGCAGCAATCTTGACGTGGGCGTTTTCGAGTACCGATAACCCACATTATATCTTGCTGATCGGGATCGTTGTCGTCACCATCTTTCTGGGCATAGAAGCACGGCGGTACCGGGACTACGATGTCTTTCGCTCTCGTGCTCGAGTCATCCAAGAGAACCTGTTCGCAAACGCCCTCGATCCGTCCCAGGGCACTGAAAGCCACGACTGGCGAGTGGAACTGAGCCAGGACTATCGCAGGCCGACGCTGAAAGTTTCATTATACGAAGCACTCGTAAACCGGCTCCGGCGTGTGTACCTTGCGCTGCTCGGTGTCCTATTGCTCGCGTGGGTCTTCAGGATTACAGCGTTCGCGCCGCGCCAAGACTGGCTGACAACCGCTGGAATCGCCCGTATCCCCGGGATTGCGGTGGCTGCCGTTGTGGGTGTGTTCTACGTCGTGCTGCTGGGCGTCGCCTTCTGGCCCCGCGAGCGCCATGCCAAGGGTGAATTCCGTGAAGGGGACCCGGACGACTGGAAAGAGACAGACCGATAA
- a CDS encoding HalOD1 output domain-containing protein, producing the protein MVIIDALASLEDVKPVDLPSVLDDPLYDFIDPEALDVLVTDKGAISISFTIADYDIQIDGDELRIHYK; encoded by the coding sequence ATGGTCATCATCGATGCTCTTGCTTCTCTGGAAGACGTGAAACCAGTCGATCTTCCGTCAGTACTGGACGACCCACTGTATGATTTTATCGATCCAGAAGCACTTGATGTGCTTGTTACTGATAAGGGGGCGATTTCTATTTCCTTCACCATTGCCGATTACGATATTCAAATTGACGGAGACGAGTTGCGAATCCACTACAAGTGA
- a CDS encoding bacterio-opsin activator domain-containing protein gives MATIVEFSIPVEEFALTETLERLPEMVFRIDRVVAHDTDHLMPFVWASRGDFDVLTRVLEDDSTVTSIDHLTTINEERLYRMEWTDKAHILGYMVIEHGATVQRATAHDDQWDLRVLFPEQSEISATAQYARDNGYRLDVTRVYDVSNIQKVWFDLTEDQHEALVAAVEHGYFNIPRDIAQEDLSEHLGISHQATSERLRRAFKGLAENVVHSTADEYASGEK, from the coding sequence ATGGCGACGATCGTCGAGTTTAGTATCCCGGTTGAGGAATTCGCGCTCACCGAGACCCTCGAGCGTCTGCCGGAGATGGTGTTCCGGATCGACCGTGTTGTCGCACACGATACGGATCATCTGATGCCGTTCGTCTGGGCCTCACGGGGCGATTTTGATGTCTTGACGAGGGTACTCGAAGACGACTCGACCGTCACGAGTATCGATCACCTCACGACGATCAACGAGGAGCGTCTCTACCGGATGGAATGGACCGACAAGGCCCACATTCTGGGGTATATGGTGATCGAACACGGGGCGACCGTCCAGCGGGCGACGGCACACGACGACCAATGGGATTTGCGTGTCCTGTTCCCCGAACAGAGCGAGATTTCGGCAACAGCCCAGTACGCCAGGGATAATGGCTACCGGCTTGATGTGACGCGCGTCTATGATGTCAGTAATATCCAAAAAGTGTGGTTCGATCTGACTGAAGATCAGCATGAAGCGCTTGTTGCGGCGGTTGAACACGGGTACTTCAACATCCCTCGTGATATCGCCCAAGAAGACCTCTCCGAACACCTCGGTATTTCTCATCAAGCGACGTCAGAGCGGCTTCGGCGAGCGTTCAAGGGACTCGCCGAGAACGTTGTTCACTCAACCGCCGATGAGTACGCGTCCGGTGAGAAGTGA
- a CDS encoding DUF5794 domain-containing protein: MSTSQHPIALRLERLVGGDTKLLALVMGLPLIDGIFVALILAGGLADPMSAIQVGILIFGGSATLAVILAEMQGTPRQQVGVVLLVGLPLIAFAALQAALAPAIGSVIDTVIFERFAALVILAIAAKTASATVGEYLPSPGIIIGLGLIASLDPSGAEFVVMDDPALVANATLAAVVGVAFALGVALGGPYLREYMDLDRFRFGSAVALGILPLSIMGMAFGQAPLAVLVVAALFAFDPSATGPTANEAGASDGTLTDGGHDDFDDLEEPLEGDADSGHGDDAYPGDDTTTTEGRAPWL; encoded by the coding sequence ATGAGCACGTCACAACACCCGATTGCCCTCCGCCTCGAGCGGCTGGTCGGCGGCGACACGAAGCTGCTGGCGCTCGTCATGGGGCTGCCGCTCATCGACGGCATCTTCGTCGCGCTGATCCTCGCCGGCGGACTCGCCGATCCGATGAGCGCGATCCAGGTCGGCATCCTGATCTTCGGCGGGAGTGCGACCCTCGCGGTCATCCTCGCGGAGATGCAGGGAACGCCGCGCCAGCAGGTCGGCGTCGTCCTCCTCGTCGGACTCCCGCTGATCGCGTTTGCGGCGCTACAGGCCGCGCTCGCGCCCGCGATCGGCAGCGTCATCGACACCGTCATCTTCGAGCGCTTCGCTGCACTGGTGATCCTCGCCATCGCGGCGAAAACCGCTAGCGCGACCGTCGGTGAGTACCTGCCGAGTCCGGGCATCATCATCGGACTCGGCCTGATCGCCAGCCTCGACCCCTCCGGCGCGGAGTTCGTCGTGATGGACGACCCGGCGCTGGTCGCGAACGCGACCCTCGCCGCGGTGGTTGGCGTCGCCTTCGCCCTCGGCGTCGCCCTCGGCGGGCCGTACCTGCGCGAGTACATGGACCTCGACCGGTTCCGCTTCGGCAGCGCCGTCGCCCTCGGGATCCTCCCGCTGTCGATCATGGGGATGGCGTTCGGGCAGGCGCCCCTCGCCGTGCTCGTCGTCGCCGCGCTGTTCGCGTTCGATCCGAGCGCCACCGGGCCGACCGCGAACGAAGCCGGCGCGAGCGACGGGACGCTCACCGACGGCGGCCACGACGACTTCGACGACCTCGAGGAGCCACTCGAGGGGGACGCCGACTCCGGGCACGGTGACGATGCGTACCCAGGCGACGACACGACGACGACCGAGGGACGCGCACCCTGGCTGTAA